In one Agathobacter rectalis ATCC 33656 genomic region, the following are encoded:
- a CDS encoding ABC transporter permease: MYIKRFVKHYYIMLIPALLWLFFFSIVPMFGIVMAFQDYNPGQGILHSKFVGLANFEYMFQMSDIKQVLRNTVVIAVGKIIGNIIIPLVFALLLNELALKKLKRPIQTIVYLPYFLSWVILAKIVLNIFGYTGPVNQIIEFFGGEAVNFFGEAKIFQPLVIGTDIWKGFGYNTVVYLAAILGVDGSLYEAAAVDGCGRFKRIWHVTLPGIKTTVALLAILSLGNILNAGFDQVYNLYNPLVYSTGDIIDTWVYRAGLQNLQYSLATAVGLFKSVISLVLITVGYWLADKFTGYKLF, from the coding sequence ATGTACATAAAAAGATTTGTGAAACACTATTACATCATGCTAATCCCCGCATTGCTGTGGCTGTTCTTTTTCAGCATTGTTCCAATGTTTGGAATTGTTATGGCTTTTCAGGATTACAATCCGGGACAGGGCATTCTCCACTCAAAGTTTGTTGGTCTGGCTAATTTTGAGTACATGTTTCAGATGAGTGACATTAAACAGGTTCTACGGAACACAGTTGTTATTGCCGTTGGCAAGATCATTGGAAATATTATTATTCCACTGGTGTTTGCTTTGTTGTTAAATGAACTGGCACTGAAGAAACTGAAGCGTCCAATCCAGACAATCGTATATTTACCGTATTTTCTGTCATGGGTTATTCTTGCGAAGATTGTGCTGAATATTTTCGGTTATACGGGACCGGTGAACCAAATCATAGAATTTTTTGGAGGCGAAGCGGTCAACTTTTTTGGAGAAGCAAAGATATTCCAGCCTCTGGTGATTGGTACGGATATCTGGAAAGGATTCGGCTACAATACAGTCGTTTATCTTGCAGCAATCCTGGGAGTGGATGGATCATTGTATGAAGCTGCAGCAGTAGACGGTTGCGGACGATTCAAAAGAATCTGGCATGTGACTTTACCGGGCATCAAGACAACAGTAGCACTTCTTGCTATCCTGTCGCTTGGAAACATCCTGAATGCAGGATTTGACCAGGTTTACAACCTGTATAACCCATTGGTTTACTCAACAGGTGATATTATTGACACTTGGGTATACAGAGCCGGTTTGCAAAATCTCCAGTATTCTCTGGCAACGGCCGTTGGTTTATTCAAATCTGTAATCAGTCTTGTATTGATTACGGTTGGCTACTGGCTGGCAGATAAATTTACCGGTTATAAACTGTTTTAG
- a CDS encoding response regulator transcription factor — MKVLVVDDDKLARKGLISIMDWKKYGFEVVGDVQNGRKALEFLKDNEVDIVFTDIDMPEIDGIELMKMCKKEYPEVKFVVFSMYEDFRYAQSALRLGALDYISKISFEGDECDRILELVERKYKENHSQKETRNEDSELIKRLEKAWMNTRWIFNDSEFNRLYELTRGVELRTAERVFIKSFHSLQKLTGEELEFPSLSSVDSMLEWVKQWKENLYQTCLQTDKTKDIYMFARVILYTDEHIEENLKSEEAAAQIGMSRSYFSTRFKEMTGDTFHNYVISRKMYAAAQKMAKGTENITQIASNLGYDNFYYFTKVFSKEYGCMPTEYVGRIKKCSI; from the coding sequence ATGAAAGTATTAGTTGTTGACGATGATAAACTGGCAAGAAAAGGTTTGATCTCCATAATGGATTGGAAGAAATACGGATTTGAAGTTGTGGGGGATGTTCAGAACGGTCGTAAAGCGCTGGAATTTCTGAAGGATAATGAAGTGGATATTGTATTCACGGATATAGACATGCCGGAGATCGATGGAATTGAATTGATGAAAATGTGTAAAAAGGAATATCCGGAGGTGAAATTTGTAGTCTTTTCCATGTATGAAGATTTCCGTTATGCGCAGAGTGCTCTGAGACTGGGAGCTTTGGACTATATATCCAAGATAAGTTTTGAAGGGGATGAGTGTGACCGGATACTGGAACTTGTGGAAAGAAAATATAAGGAAAATCATTCCCAAAAAGAAACCAGGAATGAGGATTCCGAACTCATAAAAAGGTTGGAAAAAGCGTGGATGAACACCAGATGGATCTTCAATGACAGCGAGTTCAACAGACTGTATGAGTTAACCAGGGGAGTGGAGTTACGGACTGCTGAAAGGGTTTTCATAAAAAGCTTCCACAGCCTCCAGAAACTCACAGGAGAAGAACTGGAATTTCCATCCTTATCTTCCGTGGATTCCATGCTGGAATGGGTGAAACAATGGAAAGAAAACCTGTATCAGACATGTCTGCAGACAGATAAAACAAAGGATATCTATATGTTTGCAAGAGTGATCCTGTATACAGATGAACATATAGAAGAAAATCTGAAGTCGGAAGAGGCAGCAGCACAGATCGGAATGAGCAGAAGTTATTTCAGTACGAGATTTAAGGAGATGACCGGTGATACCTTTCATAATTATGTGATCAGCAGAAAAATGTATGCAGCTGCCCAAAAGATGGCAAAAGGAACAGAAAATATAACACAGATTGCCTCGAATCTGGGCTATGACAATTTTTATTATTTTACAAAGGTATTTTCGAAGGAATACGGATGCATGCCAACAGAATATGTAGGAAGAATAAAAAAATGTTCGATTTAA